TGCAAGCATTGCGCAAAGGATCTCTAAAGAGCTCAGCATCCCTCTTTCGAATTCAGATGTTTCTTCTTTTTCAGGAATATTTACTCATACGCAAGGAAAGAAGAAGTTTGGCGCCTTTCTAAATGGAAGCGATTGCGGAAACGAGAATGTCTTAAAATCAATATTAGAAGAATCTAAAGGAAACTTTTTCACCGAGATGGAGTGGAAGGACAGATACGGGGATTGGGTGCTCCGTAAAGAAAGGCCTTTCGTAGGACAAAATGGTGAGATCAAGGAACCTAGCTATGATAAAGGAAGAGCCGTAACTCCGACTCCTAAGACGGATCTAGAATCCGTAGAAAGAACTATGGATGGACTCCTTCCGGAAGAGAAGAGATTAAGATACAATTATCGTGGAATGATTTCCGCAGACTGTGTGGTATTGCACTTCACGGCCATCAATGATTACGATGGAACAATTCTCGTTCTCGAAAAAAGAAATCTCGCGGCCACCTTTCTTGCGGATAAGGATGGAAAGGTTTATCAACTCTTAGACAGCCCTCTACACATGGCAGCTGCAGCCACAGGGACCAATCGGAATTGCTTTCAAATTGAGATCGTGGGAAAAGACACAGAAATGCTCCTAGCAAATCCGGCCCAAACCTCCGGAGTCGTAAAACTTGTAAAAGAATTATCAGAAAAATATAATATTCCATTGAACAACAAAAGAATTGAGTCTCTAAAAGGGATCTTCTCTCATACGCAAGCTAAGAAGAAATGGGGAGGATCCATTTTTCTGGATGCCCAGGACTTCGATCCTGGAGAGCCTTATATGAAGAAGGTCTTGGAACTCGCAGGTGGAACTTTCTACGAAGAAAAGGATTGGTTCGAGAGAACGGAAGGAGACTGGATCCTTCTATTTACCGATTTTCAACCTTAAGAGATTTGTTCTATACGAGACTTGGTTTGTCTCAACTGACTTGGGGTCTTTCCGGTTACTTTTCTGAATGCATCGTTAAACGAAGACTTGGAATTGAATCCTACAAAATAGCAGATGGAGAGAATGTCCTGATCAGGCTTCTCCTCCAATAGCTTAACCGCCTCTTCTATCCGAAAGCGATTGATATAATTATGGAATCCTGTCTGCAGATGTTCATTCAAAAATTCGGTGAGTTGGTATGGCTTGATCCCAAGATCATCGGATAAGGAATGCAAGGTTAACTCCGGATCCCTATAAAGCCGATCCTCATTCATCAATTCTTCTATCCTAAGTTCCAATAGATTCAGATCCAAACCTATTAGCAGTGATTTTTCATACTTCTTCTTGCGAACCTCTCTAGTCAAAGGTGCGAAAAAGTCCGGATAGCGAGAAGGAGCCAGAAACAACATAGTAACGATCACTGCAACTAGCAACCCGCCGATCCTAAATAAGATATCCGAGGCAAACATGAATCCGAATACCAGCCCGGACATTGCAAATACAGTAACCGTCGCAAGAATGAAAATGAATCGGATCTGAGACCTAAGCTCCGGTATAGAGATCACAGTCAAAAGCATCCTATATCTAAATCCAAAATACGTGGCTGTCAGAGCGGTCGTGAGAAAAAATCCGATAGATAAATAATGTTTATATCGAATATCCCTGAATTCTCCCAAGTCAGCAATGATGGAATCCCAAGGCCTTCCGAAGAAAAAAACTTCGCCTAAGAAAAAGATCCCAGGTATCAGAAAATGCAAACGTATGTCCTTGTACAATGTTTGGTTGGGATAGATCAACGCGTGAGTGTACAATAAGGAAAGAGGACCTATTGTAGAAAAAGAAGTAAGCAGAAGAAAGATCGCGTGCGGATACTTTCGATCTATTTCCAGAATAACGTTCGCAACTGTAAATAGTATGATCCCCAACGAAAGGAATAAAAGCGCACTAATCTTGTCTTCTCTTCGTTTTTTGTGCGGAACCAACCTTTGCAGCACCAATAAGAAAGAAAGGCCGCTTCCGAAGTAGAGTATAGGAGTCACCACTTCGGGATTTAACATAGTCGGTATATTAAGAAAATGAATAAGCTTGTCAAGTGTTCTCGATACGGAAGGCCCTTGCTTAGAATTAGTTTATTAAAAATTGATATGGAACTTTTTTATTTCGAACGCTTGCCTTGATTTCTTCTTCTCGGAATTTCCAGTCTGTACCTCTTATATTTTGCTTATTTTATAAGTTTTGATTTTGGCACAACTGTTCGAATAATGAAACTCGAACGTTCGAATTCTGTGTCTCGGACGACCCTCTACTCTTTTTGTTCTATTCTATTCTCTCAGAACTTATCCGAGGATGTATTGCTCATCTCCGGACTAGGAGCGGAAAATGGAAATGCAAAGAATACGTGCTGCAAAGAAATATTTGCAGTACGCCTTGGTCGGCTTCGGTGTGTTAGTCGCGGGTTGTCCCGTCGGCGTATTCACCGAATTCCCAAACCAAGAAGAAGTATGTAAATTTGATCCTATCCGGGAAGGAGCGCGCGCTGTTTCCGCCTCTTCTTTCCCGCAACCGGTACTCCAATCCATACTGATTAACGGTACTCTCTCTTGGCAAACTGTAGCAAACGGACCTGCTTATCCGACACCTACATTTAGTCCAGGGCAAACGATTACCTTAAGAGGAACCGGCTTCGGAGCTGGTCCGGATATAGATTATTCGAAAATTATGATAGGGAATACGAGGATCCTCGAGACCAATCTGAAAATGTACGAACAGTTACTCGATATCACAAAACAAGTGAACTTCGAGACCAGCACAGTTCATGATAGCTGGAATTCCTACATTCTAGCCTGGACGGATACTCAGATCCAGTTCAAGGTCCCAGAGCACACCACTACTGGTCCTTTAGTAGTTCAGATCCAAAAAAGAATCGGGTACAATGATTCTCTTCTACGTCCAGGACAACCTCATAACGTAATCAACGCGCAAACTAGTAGGATCACCGATGACGATTTTCCTCAAACCTGCGATGTGGTTTCTCTTCTTAGTGATGCGAAAGGCACTGATCCTGTTCAGATCAACGTAAACAATCCTGGCTTTAGCGCTCTATTAGCATTAGGAGAGCAGGTATTCTGGTCTTACGACTTCAATATCGGGATCGCTCACTCTATTAGAAATTTGGATTGGACTAAGATCTTCGGATACCAGGCAAAAGATCCTGTAACCGGAAATATTGCAGATCCACTTCTTCTATTCGGAGCCTATCAAACGGTTGCAGGAGAAGTTCCATCTGCAGCAACGGATAACGTGTATTTCGATCCTTATCCTCAACCTACTCCGATCCCAGGCTTCTTAGGAGCAGATCCTCTATTAAAAGGAAATACCAGAAGCACCGGATGGGCTGGTTATCGATACGCACAAGCCTCCAATCCTTATACTGGTAACGGAGAATGGATCGGTTTCAATTGTGCATCCTGTCACGGATACAAACTTAGCTATGAAGCTTCTCCAGGAAACGTAGTAACAAAGGTTGTTCCTGGACTGCCGAATCCTAGATGGTCCATGAAATGGTCTGTGTTAGGTAACTTCACAGGCATCCAAGCAAGTGAACCTGGTCCGAGCTCGGATCCTTCTTCCAAAGATGTAGATAAGACAATGTTGATCTATGTGATGCCTCAAGGTGCAGGTGAACATGCTCTCATCCGTGTAAAAGGAGAAGGAAGCGAGACGGATAACGATTATCAGTTCTCTCCGATTGCAATCCCGAACGTTACCAATTATATGGGAGTTCGTAGATCTCTTTCTCACACTGAGTCCTATGTTGGATTCGAAGGTTCTTATATCCATTCAGAAGAACCGGACGGAGCAACCGGATCCATGCATACGAGAGAGTTGCAAGCTCTTACTGCATACATGACCAAATTGGATCAATATGATAAACCTCTTAGACAAGTAGGTATTTATCGTTGGCTGAAGTATAAGGGCAAACTGGTCCCTCAAGCAGGTGCAGACTCAGGAGAAGGAGCATTCGTGCAGACTGGCTGGGAGAATGTTCCAGGAATTACTGCAGCAGTAGGTAGAGGAAAAGCAACCTTCCAAAGAGATTGCGGCTCTTGCCATAGCGATAAGGTGGGACTCAATTCCAACGAAAGAATGTTCAAACTCAATGAAGTGGGACGATTCTTTACTCCTACAATCTACCAAAGAAAGCAGCAGTCTATTCGCGCTACTTTCTTAAGAGATATGTATTGGGTGCAACATAGAGGATTGTTAAGCGACGGTCACGTTCGAAATCTGGAAGACTTAGTGAATCCGGATCGATGCACCGAAGGTTCTGCACTCTACAACCAATATTATACACTACACTCTCCTTCTTCTCCTGCGTTAGGCGGTCCGGACTTCCCTGCTCCGTATCCTCCGCAGAACAGAAAGGCAGACGTGTTCCGTGCCTTCAAATCCCCGGCAACGGATGCAGGTGTTAAGAGAAACAGATTCATCGAAAGACACAAATACTTCGTGACTGTTCCTTGGGATACCGACTGGTACTATTGGGATTACCAAAAGATGAGAAGGGAATACGGCCCGACAGAGTTAGGAACTTCAGCTCCGATCGGAATGCCTGCCACCCCTCACCCTTGGTGTACACAATCCGCAACGGATGTGGACGACTTAGTGGAGTATATACTCACTCTCTAAACTCTTCACGGTCCGGCAAGGAAGGCCTCTGGCCTTCCTCGGGAACTTGGCGCAGGCCGCCCTCTAAAACCGAGGTCCCGTAAACGAAAGTTTTGCCGGGCTGTTCTTTTAAGGATTTTTAATTTATTGGATCCAAACGAATATTCTCCGTAAGAGAATATTCGTTTTTCTTTAAGTAGAAGATTATTCGAGCATGCTTCGGAGCATCCAAGCAGTCTTTTCATGGATCTCCAATCTCTGAGTAAGAAGGTCTGTAGTAACCTCGTCTCCTCCCGAGTCTGCAGAAGGAAGGATTGCCCTTGCAGTTCGAATGACCGCTTCGTGACCTTCTACTAAGTTTTTGAGCATGTCTTCTGCTTTAGGAACTCCGTCTTCTTCTTTCAAGGAAGTGAGACTGGAAAATGCCTTATACGTTCCGGGAGCAGGATATCCGAGAGAGCGAATCCTTTCTGCAACCAAGTCTAACGCATTCCAAAGTTCGGTGTATTGTGTCATGAACATCAAATGAAGAGTATTAAATAGAGGTCCGGTCACATTCCAGTGGTAGTTATGAGTTTTAAGATATAAAAAATATGTGTCCGCTAAAAGCTTTTGCAAACCCTGATTGATCGCTTCTCTGTCTTTTTCGGGAATTCCGATATTCGGCTTCATAAGAATCTCCTTATATTCCGCTAATTTAGAACCATTCTAAATCTATTGTTTAGACCCTGACAATCGATTTATGAGAAAAACTTTTCTCTTTTTCTAAAAATCCGCAGCATCCTTTTGAGAGGCACGAGTGAAAAGGAAAGGTATAGAAATAAGAAAGCCGCCCGAAGGCGGCTTAACAAAGAGATCGTTCCTTCTCTTGGTTTACTTTTTGTATTCTTTGATCGCAGCGAACACTTCTTCAAATTCAGCGTCCGTCATGTAAGGGAAAAGTGGGAAATTTAAAACTGAATCACAGATGCGTCCAGTTCTATGCTCTTTTCCGAATCTTCCTTTGATGTACGGTTTTGCTCCGGGTTGATCGCTCATCGCACCTGGATAGATCACTCCGAATGCGATCCCTTTGCTTTTCAATACTTCTTGTATCTTTGGTCTTTCGGAAGGCTCAAAGAGAGTAACGTTGCAATATCCGTTTTCTCCGAAATCTTTAGGAGGTTGAATTACATTCACTCCCAAGCCAGGAAGTACTTGGTAGTATTTCTCCGCCGATTTTCTGCGAGATTCAATCCTTGCTTTTAAGTAAGGAAGATTTAAATTCAAGAATCCTGCTTGTAAGGTATCCATCCTGGAGTTCCAGCCTACATCTCCGTAACCGTAATGAGATGTGCGTCCATGATTTCCGAGCATCCTCACTCTATTTGCAAGTTCCTCGTCATTCGTAAAGACTGCTCCCCCGTCTCCCGCGCCGCCCAATACTTTTGCAGGATAGAAAGAAGTAGTAGTGATGAGTGCATCTTGGTAGATCGGCTTGCCCTTGTATGTAACTCCGAAGGATTGAGCTCCGTCTTCTAACAGATACACTCCTTTCTCTTTACAAAGTTTGCGATATTCCTCTAATTTAGAACTCCCCCATCCGTAGAGATGGACGATGATCGCAGCCTTTGGTTTCACTTCTTCTAGAGCCTTTTTAAACTCTTCGAAGTCCATTTGCAGATCGTCAGGATTCGTATCTACAGTTGCAGGATCCGCTCCCACATTGACTACGGATTCAAAGGTTGCCCAGAATGTGGAATCAGGAACGAGAACAGTATCACCTTTTCCCACTCCTAAGGCTCTTAATGCGAGTTGTAATGCGTCGGTCCCATTGGCACAAGCGATCGAATATTTGGTCCCGGCAGTCTCAGCCAGGTTTTTTTCTAAGAGGCTTACTTCTTCTCCCCCAATAAAGGAAGCATTCTTGCTGAGAGTTTTGACTTTGTCCTCCCAAGCTTCGAGTAATCCCGGTTCGAATCGTTTGATATCTATAAAAGGTACGCCCATATGGTCTCCTTCGAACAGGTTTCGAGACAGGGTCTAAAAAGCAATTTCTTTTGAGAAGGGACTGTGTGGCTAAAATCACACAGTCTAAAACCGATAGGAACCTTCTGAAAAGAAACGAGTCCGCCTCAATTGACCATAGAGGCAAGAAGGTGCATTAAGAATTTATAATCTACTTCTTTCGTTTTGGCTTAGATATTGTCTTCTTCTTTGCCTTAGGAGAAGGAGACTCTTGCGTTTTCGGCGCTGCGACTTCTTTTTTAGAAATTACTTTTTCCAACGCTTTTGGCTCGAATAGAATACTTGCAACTTCTGCGAACTTGGTTACTGGAAAGAATTCCATCCCCTTCTTCACATAATCCGGTATCTCATCCAGTTGAGGTTGGTTGTCGGAAGGGAAGATGATCTTATGAACCCCGACTCTCTTTGCAGCCACGATCTTTTCTCTGAGTCCACCGATCGGCAATACTTCGCCGGTTAAGGTTAATTCTCCGGTCATCCCGAATCCTAATTTGATCCTTTTGTCCAAGACCAGGGAAAGAATAGCTGTTGCCATCGTAATCCCCGCACTCGGGCCATCCTTAGGAGTCGCTCCATCCGGAACATGCAAATGGATTGTCTTCTCCGTAAACAACTCTTCTGAACCTAAGAAATTCTTAATATAGCTAAGTGCGATACTAGAAGATTCCTCCATGGATTTTCCGATCATGCCCGTAAGAAGAATCCCTCCCTTGCCTTTTACAAAGACTGCCTCGATGAGAAGTGTTGCTCCTCCGACAGAAGTCCATGCGAGTCCGAGAGCAGTTCCTGGAACAGTAGGCTTGGTCATTCTATCATCCGTGTATTTTGCAACACCCAGAAGTTTCTCCACATCCGCTGCCTGGATATGTTTAGGATAGGTTTCTCCTTTTACGATATTCAATGCTAACTTTCGAGCAAGCTTGTCCGACTGTTTTTCCAGACCACGAACTCCAGATTCTCTGGAATAATGATCGATGAGGGAAATGACTGCCTTCTTATCTATTTGGATTCCGTAAGAATCGATCCCGTTCTTCTCTAGTACCTTCTTCCAGAGATGCTTGGAGAAGATCTGAACCTTCTCATCCGTAATATAACCCGAGAGTGTGATGACTTCCATACGATCCAAAAGGATCCTACTGATAGAGTCTAACGTGTTTGCCGTTGCAATAAAGAATACTGAGGAAAGATCGAAAGGAAGATCCAGATAATGATCTCTAAAAGATTTGTTTTGCTCCGGGTCCAGTACTTCCAAGAGTGCAGCGGAAGGGTCCCCTTGCATTCCGATACCAAGCTTATCAATCTCGTCCAAAAGAATAACTGGATCCTTTTCTTTTGTAATACGAAGAGCAGTGATGATCTTGCCGGGCATCGATCCTATATACGTACGTCTATGACCTTTGATCTCTGCCTCGTCTCTCATACCGCCTACGGAGAATCGGAAGAATTTGCGGCCCATAGCTTCTGCGATGGATTTTGCAATGGAAGTCTTTCCGACTCCCGGCGGTCCTACCAAAAGAAGAATGGAGCCTTTTTCCGATGGCTTCAGCTTCTTGACTGCCAAGAACTCCAAGATCCTTTCTTTTACATCATCTAATTTATAATGATCCTTATCTAAGGTCTTGCGAGCCTTATCTAGATCGATCTCTCTACTCGGAGCAGCTTCCCAAGGAAGGCTCTCCAAGATATCCATATAATTTCGGATAACGTTATAATCTGCAGTATTCTGATCCGTATAAAAGAACTTATCCATTTCTCTTTCTACTTCTTCGATCACTTCTGGATCTGCAGGAATGGATTTTAATCTTTCCAGGAATTTTTCGTACTTCTTCTCGTACTTGCCGTCTTTCTGTCCTAACTCGGATTGGATCGCTTTGAGCTGCTCTCTTAGGAAAAACTGTCTTTGCTGTTTATCTATCTTGTCCTGGATATTCTCTTGGATCTCTCTCTGAAGGCTAACTAGGTCTATCTCCTTTTTAAGGTACAGCAATACTTTCTCGATTCGATCCTTAAGATTGACTGACTCTATTACGGATTGATAATCCTCTTTTTCTATATTCAAAATGCTGCATACAAAATCGGCCATCTTTCCAGGCTCGTTCACATTCAGCATGGTGAGTTTCATTTCTTCCGTGAACAGAGGGTTATTCTGAGCCAATTCCCTGGTCATAATGAGAAGTGTCCTCATCATCGCCTTGATCGTATTCTTAGAAGCGCCTGCCTCTTCTTCCGGATAAGTTACCTTGGCAACAAGCAATGGCTCGACGGAGATAAATGATTCTACCTTGAATCTGCGAACCGTATTGATGAGTATATTTACCGCACCATCGGGCAGATTCACTTTCTTCAGAATCTTTGCAACAACGCCGAAAGAGTAGATATTCTCTTCGGTCTTCTTCTCGTTCTCTTCGTCTTTCAAAAGCACAAGACCGATGAATGAATTTCCCTTTAAAGCCTCATCGACTGCCTTCGCAAATTTTCCACCAGGAACGATTAGAGGGGTGATGATTCCCGGAAATACGGGACGAGTCTTGATTGGAATTAAAAATAAGTCCGGGGGAAGTATGGAATCGACAGGGATAATACCGCTCTCGATCTCGCCTAGATTATCAAATAGTTCCACGTTTTCACCTTTGCTTTCGAATTAGAAGGGTTGATTCCAGTATTTGATTTTACCTCCGGCATTCAAACCTTTCTTTCTGCCTTTTCTTCCTGAAAAAGGCCCAATTTTAAGGAATAATTGCGTAATTTTGGCGGAATTTCTGAGAGAATTTTTCTCATTCTTTATGTGAACCAGTGTTCAATCTCTATCGATTAGATCTATAACAACCGTTCTACTTTATCAAGGGAAGAAAAGAGGATACAGATTGACTTTTAGCAGTCTTATATGTAGCGTAACTCGAAATATATATCTCGTTTTAGCGAGAAAGAGTAGTGGGGAAGTCATGCGAATATTCGCCAAAAGTCCGTTTCTTATTTTTGCTCTTACGTGTGCGTTAGGCATTCTTCATTGCAAGACAGAATCGCAAGATAATACCAGCCAAACCGTAGGATTGGGATTGGCGGTCGCCTTGCAAAATCCGTATCAAAGGATTAATGCAAATCCCGATACGATCATCATCCCAAATTCAAACGCGACGTATCAATCTCCCGGAAGATCCTACACTCCTTCTTGTTTCGGGAATGCTGGCAATACTAGTTTTCATTTTTATCGCAAGACTGTAGCTTCCAACAATAAGAAATTGCTCATCAATTTCATGGGAGGAGGAGCTTGCTGGAACAATGACAACTGTTTCGGAAATAATACGACTACCTTCTTCAATTTCTTGGACACTGTTCCGGATCTTTTCGTTAAGGTAGCTTTCCAAGGGATCTTGGATGCCGATGTTTCCACGAATCCATTAAAAAATTATGATGTTCTTTTTATTCCGTATTGCACTGGAGATCTTCACTTCGGCTCGAAGGATGTAAGCGGTTTCTATAATGATCCGAACGTGGCAGATGCCTCCGAACCTTCTTTCTATAGTCACCGAGGTCACGACAATACATTAGCAGTATTAAAATATATCCAGACCAATTACACTCAGGTAACCGATATTGTAGTCGCTGGCCAGAGTGCTGGGGGTTACGGAGCAATATTAAATTATCCTCATATACGCCAAATGTTTAAGGATACCGCAACTTTCCCTTCCGTAGCCACTGTGAGCTTGTTAGCGGATGCATCCAATGGAGCAGTTGTAGACAATTTCTATCCAGATATAGTGAAGACCATTTGGGGAGGAGATGCGAATCTACCGACTTGGACTGGAACAATTTCTTCTACTTATCTGGACTCGGGAGGGCCCGCTTCTATCCAGAATTTCCTAAGCCAGGTCACTTCAAAGTATTCAACTGATAAAGTAGGCCAGTATGCGGCTCAGTTTGACAGCACCCAAAGATGGTTCTTTCATGTAATGGGGGTAATCAAGTCAGGTGCAGCCTACTCAGATAGTTCGAATTTCTTCGGCCCAGGAGATTCTAGCGAGGTGAGCGATAGCCCTAACGATTCGACAAATACCCCTTCGAATTGCAATTGGGCAGTCAATTCTAAGAATGCCATGCAAAATACTACAGGCGCCAATTACTACTATTACATCGCTCCGGGAGACGTTCATACCATTACCACGAGCAATGATATGTTCACTCTGACAAGCCAGGGCAAAAGTTTCAATACTTGGCTCGCTAATGTAGTGACAAATACGGGCACAGCTCCCGAAAAAGTGGACTGTTCTTTAGGTTCGGGGTCTCATCCTTGCACGGATACGAATTATATCTCGAATCAATACAATAACAGCTTAAAGCGGGCAACTTCTCACCAATCATTCGATCTCGGACAGGACCTGGCTCAAACCTGCTTCCCTTGACATTTTAGAAACCTTCCTTACAATATTCTTAAATTCCTTTTTTTAGAAAGAAAGGAATTTAAGAGGGTTTCTTCATGTTTCGACTCATGCTCGTTTTCGTCTTCTTTTCCTCTATTCTTTGTACTAAGTCTTCCAATTCTAATAGCGAAACGGTAATGAATGCCGCGATCCTGGGACTCGCGGTTTCTCCCTACCACAGGATCACTCCTAAACCTGATACGTTTACGACTCAGGTGGATCACGGCTCAGGAACTCCTTATACATATACTGCGAGTTTCACTCCTGAATGTTCCGGTACGGAAGGAAATACGAACTTCTACTTCTTCCGCAAGACTGTAAGGAACTCGAATACGAAACTTCTGATCAACTTTATGGGAGGAGGAGCCTGCTGGGATGATGCGAATTGTTTCGGAGATAATACCACCACCTACTTCAATCAGTTGAATACGATCCCGGATTTTGCGATCAATCTTATATTCAAAGGGATCATGGACCAGACAGTGGGAACAAATCCGTTTAGGAATTACGATATCATATTCATCCCGTATTGCACTGGGGATTTGCATATAGGAAGTAAGGTAACTACATACGCGAGAGGAACTATCCAACACCACGGCTACGACAATGTTTTGTCCGTTCTAAAATTCATCCAAGGAGCCTATCCTAAGTTGGACGCTGTCTTTGTGATCGGACAAAGCGCCGGAGGTTACGGAACTATTTTGAATTTTCCGATCATCCGAGAAACTGTGACCTCCATTAGTTCAGGTGCGCAGGTGAGAATGCTTTCAGATGCGTCTAACGCAGTTGTTCCCACTTCTTCTTATACACCTGGTCCGGCTTTCTTTCCAGTCCTAGAGAGTTCTTGGGGAGTGGAAAACGGGATCGGAAATGGAAGTGGGCATTTCACGAATTCCAATCTTCCTCAATGGGTGTCGGGAATCACAAGCACTTACACTACTTCTGTCGGCGCCTCTTTAAACGATTATTTTAAGAAGGTAGCGGATGAATATCCGAACGATAGACTCGCGCAATATGCGGCAGTATTCGATGGGAACCAAAGATATTTCTATAATGTGATGGGTCAGATCGATAAGATCAACGCATCCCAGTTAACTTATACAACGGCTACTGTTGCCGATCCGCTCCAATCAGGAAAATCCTATTCTGCAATCTTCGGAGATAGCGACGGAAGCTCCATGGCGGATGGGAATGGTTCTTCTTCCGATGATTTTACTACTTGCGATTGGTCCAAACAAGCCATCTCTAAAATGAAGGATGCTGCCTCTAAATCGAATTACAGATACTATCTTGGACCTGGGGATGTTCATACGATTAGTACGAGTAACGATATGTATTCCTTAGTCAGCGGAACGGTAAACTTCGCAGACTGGTTAGGTGATTTTGCAACCGGCTCCGGCGCCATTCCGGCAAGCGTTCAATGCAACGATTCCGCCGGATCTTGTGTGAATACGAATTTAATAACGAGCACGATCAACACCACTTTGGGGGAAGCCACCTCAGACGCTTCGTATCTGACTACTCCTAAACGAAATTTATTCAGCGCCTGCGGAGGAGCTGCCGGGCTTGGTCTATAAGATAAGCGTTAAAAAGAAAGTATACCTTCTTTAAAACTCACTCCAAGGTTCTTTAAGGTTTCCTCATATAGGTCCTTGCTTTCCTTGTCAAAGCATACGAAGACTATCTTTCTCGGAAAATGTTCCTTATGATCCAAGACAGTCTTGATTGCGATCGGCGTGGCCTGCTCTTTGGGATACGCAAAGATCCCAGTACTAATACTCGGAACCGCTATGGATTCAAAGCCTCTCTCATGGGCTAATTGAAGAATATTCTTGTAACAACTTTCTAAAAGAGAAGCCTCCCAGAATTCTCCTCCTTTCCATACCGGACCCACAGCGTGGATCACATACTTTGCAGGAAGTTGCCCTCCAGAAGTCAGAGTACATTGGCCAGTCGGCAGCCCGTTCGGGTATTTTTTCAATTTCAGGATCCTGCATTCTTCGGCGATTTTTGGGCCCCCCACCCTATGAATGGCTCCGTCCACACCTCCTCCGCCCATCAGGGAAGAATTAGCGGCGTTGACCACTGCATCCGCTTGGATAGAAGTTATATCGCCTTTCCACACGTAGATTTCCATCGCTCCATAAAAGAAGGCATAAATCCGGATCTTGCAAGAAGATTTTTATATCTCATTTTTCGAATTCGTTTAATAATATTGTCAAAAAATATCCATAAATAGATAAAAGTCGCCTAAGCGCTATAAATCGGGAATCTATATCGATTCTTTCTTATTATAATAATTGTTATTTGATAAAAGAATCCGAACGAGTTTATATGCGATCGCGTTCGAATAAAAGAAAAGCCCTCGAACTCTTCGGAAAAACCGAATGTCTCGAGGGCCGAAATTTACGAAAAGAATGATTGATAGGAAGAATAGATCCGAAAGATCAAATCCCCTTTAACAATAGTTCTAAGGTCTTAGAGAGAATCGCGCGTATATCATCTTTCGCATCCTCATCCGGTAGGACTCGATTATTCCATATCTTCAATCCGAAACGGATAAAGAAATTATCCAAAAACTCGGTTTCGATTTGGGTTTTCATCACAGTCTTGGAAGCATCTCTATCCCATCTCAGGACCACACTAGTCCCTTTTCCATTATTCGCCTTCACTACTGTGTCAGTGAATTCATATATGATGGATTGCAGATTCCCTGGGATAAAGATATTGATGGCCCAAGAAGGCGCGAAATACGCAAATGCGCCACTCACATCGAATTCTTTGATCTTGGTCACTTTTAAGCTCAATACTCCCGAGGTAGCAGTATTCGAGAATCTTCCCAATAATTGTACATCATCATTTTCTAATACGAGTCCGTACAGATTCGCCTCTAAACTAGCTTTTGCTATGAAAGGAAA
This genomic window from Leptospira semungkisensis contains:
- the lon gene encoding endopeptidase La produces the protein MELFDNLGEIESGIIPVDSILPPDLFLIPIKTRPVFPGIITPLIVPGGKFAKAVDEALKGNSFIGLVLLKDEENEKKTEENIYSFGVVAKILKKVNLPDGAVNILINTVRRFKVESFISVEPLLVAKVTYPEEEAGASKNTIKAMMRTLLIMTRELAQNNPLFTEEMKLTMLNVNEPGKMADFVCSILNIEKEDYQSVIESVNLKDRIEKVLLYLKKEIDLVSLQREIQENIQDKIDKQQRQFFLREQLKAIQSELGQKDGKYEKKYEKFLERLKSIPADPEVIEEVEREMDKFFYTDQNTADYNVIRNYMDILESLPWEAAPSREIDLDKARKTLDKDHYKLDDVKERILEFLAVKKLKPSEKGSILLLVGPPGVGKTSIAKSIAEAMGRKFFRFSVGGMRDEAEIKGHRRTYIGSMPGKIITALRITKEKDPVILLDEIDKLGIGMQGDPSAALLEVLDPEQNKSFRDHYLDLPFDLSSVFFIATANTLDSISRILLDRMEVITLSGYITDEKVQIFSKHLWKKVLEKNGIDSYGIQIDKKAVISLIDHYSRESGVRGLEKQSDKLARKLALNIVKGETYPKHIQAADVEKLLGVAKYTDDRMTKPTVPGTALGLAWTSVGGATLLIEAVFVKGKGGILLTGMIGKSMEESSSIALSYIKNFLGSEELFTEKTIHLHVPDGATPKDGPSAGITMATAILSLVLDKRIKLGFGMTGELTLTGEVLPIGGLREKIVAAKRVGVHKIIFPSDNQPQLDEIPDYVKKGMEFFPVTKFAEVASILFEPKALEKVISKKEVAAPKTQESPSPKAKKKTISKPKRKK
- a CDS encoding pectin acetylesterase-family hydrolase; protein product: MRIFAKSPFLIFALTCALGILHCKTESQDNTSQTVGLGLAVALQNPYQRINANPDTIIIPNSNATYQSPGRSYTPSCFGNAGNTSFHFYRKTVASNNKKLLINFMGGGACWNNDNCFGNNTTTFFNFLDTVPDLFVKVAFQGILDADVSTNPLKNYDVLFIPYCTGDLHFGSKDVSGFYNDPNVADASEPSFYSHRGHDNTLAVLKYIQTNYTQVTDIVVAGQSAGGYGAILNYPHIRQMFKDTATFPSVATVSLLADASNGAVVDNFYPDIVKTIWGGDANLPTWTGTISSTYLDSGGPASIQNFLSQVTSKYSTDKVGQYAAQFDSTQRWFFHVMGVIKSGAAYSDSSNFFGPGDSSEVSDSPNDSTNTPSNCNWAVNSKNAMQNTTGANYYYYIAPGDVHTITTSNDMFTLTSQGKSFNTWLANVVTNTGTAPEKVDCSLGSGSHPCTDTNYISNQYNNSLKRATSHQSFDLGQDLAQTCFP
- a CDS encoding pectin acetylesterase-family hydrolase; this encodes MFRLMLVFVFFSSILCTKSSNSNSETVMNAAILGLAVSPYHRITPKPDTFTTQVDHGSGTPYTYTASFTPECSGTEGNTNFYFFRKTVRNSNTKLLINFMGGGACWDDANCFGDNTTTYFNQLNTIPDFAINLIFKGIMDQTVGTNPFRNYDIIFIPYCTGDLHIGSKVTTYARGTIQHHGYDNVLSVLKFIQGAYPKLDAVFVIGQSAGGYGTILNFPIIRETVTSISSGAQVRMLSDASNAVVPTSSYTPGPAFFPVLESSWGVENGIGNGSGHFTNSNLPQWVSGITSTYTTSVGASLNDYFKKVADEYPNDRLAQYAAVFDGNQRYFYNVMGQIDKINASQLTYTTATVADPLQSGKSYSAIFGDSDGSSMADGNGSSSDDFTTCDWSKQAISKMKDAASKSNYRYYLGPGDVHTISTSNDMYSLVSGTVNFADWLGDFATGSGAIPASVQCNDSAGSCVNTNLITSTINTTLGEATSDASYLTTPKRNLFSACGGAAGLGL
- a CDS encoding O-acetyl-ADP-ribose deacetylase codes for the protein MEIYVWKGDITSIQADAVVNAANSSLMGGGGVDGAIHRVGGPKIAEECRILKLKKYPNGLPTGQCTLTSGGQLPAKYVIHAVGPVWKGGEFWEASLLESCYKNILQLAHERGFESIAVPSISTGIFAYPKEQATPIAIKTVLDHKEHFPRKIVFVCFDKESKDLYEETLKNLGVSFKEGILSF